TTGATGGCGCTATGTTTGACACAACAAGCAGCGATCACCCAAGGGCAGACGGTCTACGCCTTCAAGCGCGAGTTATTTCGTCAGCCCATCCCGAACCAACTCCCTTTTTTGGAGCACTTTTTGGTCGCTGCGTAGTTTCAGTAATCAATTAGAAATTCTTGTTATGTCAGGCAGGGCGTAAGCCTACCCGGCTGATAGTAGCGTCCCCATGCGTTCACGTCGTTTGTCGCTCTCGTCTCGTTCTTCATTGAATCTGTCTCTGTTATTCGCTCGTGGCTGGCGGCGACGTGTACTCTGCCTGGTACTTATCTGTGGGTTGTTGGTGATACCCGATGCCGGCTATGCGGTGCGCGCCGCAACCGACGTCGCCGTCAAAGTCGCCAAAGACACATTTGAGCCACTCCCGCTCGCCGCCCGCTGGGTCAAGCGCCTCTTCAGCCGCACGGCCACGCCGCCGCGTCAGGATACTTTGGCCGACCGCCTCGCCTATGTCGCCCGCCTCCAGATCACCCCCCTCAAGCTCGTCGGCTATCAGGGACAGCCTGTCAGTTTTACGGCTCTAGCCTTCAACGCCTCAGGCGAGATCATTCAAGGCGTGCGCTACGATTGGGAATCCTCAAACACTGATAAGGTGCAGATCGATGACAGTGGCAGGGCGACCTTCTTGCAGCCGGGGCTGGCGCGCATCACCTGCCGGGCCGGCGCGATCTCGGCTTCGGCGCCCGTGCTCGTGCGGCTTGGCCACCGCCCGCCGCAGAGCGACGCTGAGTGGCGCGCCGATCAGAACGCTCTGCGGCCCGACGGCACCACCGGCCAGAACGGTCCGGGCGGCACGGGCGGCGTCGCCGCTTTACTTGACCGGCTCGCCCCCACGGCTTACGCACAGGGCGGCTCAAGCTATAGCAACGCCGACTTCGCTTACGACGAGTTGTGGAGCGAGCCGCGCAACCTGGTCGGCTCGCCGCGCAACCGCGCCATCGAAGCGACGCGCATCGGCGCGGTCATGCCCGAGAGCAACAACTTCAAGATGGCTATCCCGCTGATTGATCTCAGCGGGCGCGGCTTCATTGCAGGCCTGACGCTCTATTACAATTCGCGGGTCTGGTCCCGCCACGGCTCGGCCATCATCTTCGACGCTGTCGAGAGCCGCCCCAGTCCTGGCTTCTCGCTCGGCTTTGGCCGGCTGGTGACTTATCGCACCAGCACCGCGCTGAAGTACCTGTGGATCAGCGCCGACGGCACCCGCCATTATCTCGGCCAGCCTACGCTGGCCAGTTGCCCGCTGCCGTGGATAGACTGCAATGCCGAAACGACAGTGACCTTGCAGACGACTGACGGCTCGCATCTAACCTATGTCGGTAACGCCTCCACAGGCGGCACGCTCTACAGCGACGACGGCACCAAGATTAGTATTAGCGTCGTTAACAACCGCCTGCTGCCGGGGCTCATCACCGACCGCAACGGCAACTACGTCACCATCACCTACAAAAACACATCCTGTGACCCGAACTGCCAGGAGTATTGTACCTGCCCGATCTACCCGCCTCCGCTGACGCTCGACTACATCACCGACACGATGGGCCGCGTGATTCAGTGCAACTACGACGCCAGCTACAACTTGGTCTCGATCACCGCGCCTGGCTACGGCGGCACCGCCCAGCAGCCGGTGACACGCACCGTCGCGCAGTTCGATTACGAGAGCCGCACCGTCAGCAACAACTTCAGCGGCTTGACGGTCGAGAACCGCCCCTCGCAGGCGATGAACTTCCTCAAGCACGTCTACCTGCCGGCGACGCAGAGCGGCTACACCTTCAGCTACTCGGCTTTCGGTATGATTTACAACGTCTCGAAGCGGCGGCAGATGAGCATCAGTCAGGGTGGGGTCATCAGCGACGGGTCGGAGAGCAACAGTGTCTTGTTTAACTACCAAACCGCCAGCACGCCGGCACTGACCGACGCGCCGGCCTTCACGCAGCGCACCGAGAATGCCCTGAACGCGCCGCAGAGCATCTACAGCTACAGCCGCTGGGACGGCTCCGGCTTCAGCGTCTTCATCATCACCCAGCCGGATTACACGCGGCAAACCATCGCCCGCTACGACCCGGCGACCGCCGGGTATGGCGGGCTGCTGTATTACGTGCAGCCGCAGAAGGCCGACGGCACGGTGATGCACACGACGACCTTCTCCTACACGACCGACGGCGGCGGCTCGCCACAGGTGCTGTACACCTTCGACTACGACGAGGCCAGCACGCCGACGCTGGTGGCGTTTGATTATGACTCTTACGGCAACGTCACCAACAGGCGCGAGTATGGCTATCAGGTGAGCGGCCAGTGGCTGGTCAGGCGGCGGACGCGCAACCTCTACAAGACCGATGCCAGCTACGTCAACGCCTACCTGCGCAGCCTGGTCATCGAGAGCGACATGTATGATGCGCAGCTCGACACCAACGACACCAACGACGTGCTGATGGCGAAGACGACCTACACCTACGACAATTATCAGGCGATGAGCGGCATGGAAGAGTACCGCGACGCGCAGGGGAACCTGCCGGCGACGCCCGGCCACTATGGCACTTATGACGCCAGCGTCACGGTGCGCGGCAATGTCACCGGCACGACTAGGTGGTACGACATCTCAGGCAATCTGAGCTACACCTGGCTGCGGAAGATCGACCTGTTCGGCAATACGGTCAAGGAGCAGTTGTCATGCTGCAACGAGCAGACCGAAACGGCGACGCAGAACACCTTCTGGTCGAAGCCGGAGCAGGTGACGAAGGGGGCGGCGGGCGGGCCGCAGTTGACCGTCAGCGCGCAGTACGACTTCAACACCGGCGTGACAAAATACACCACTGATCCGAACAGCTTGCAGACGACAGTGACGACGCGGGACGCCGCGCTACGCCCGATTCTGGTGACGACGCCGACCACTGCGGTCAGCAACGTCAGCTACAACGACGGCACGTTGAGCGTCACCGGCAGCAAGGTCTACGACGACAACGGCACGCAGAAGACGGTGACGACGACGACCGATTATGACGGCTGGGGTCGGGTCATCCATCAGCGCAACATCCACGGCGGGCAGGTCAACACCACCTACGACAACATGGGGCGGGTGGCGAGTGTGAGCAATCCCTTCCCCATCGACGGCTCGCCTTCGTTTTGGACGAATTATAGCTACGACACAATCGGCAGGGTGACGGTCGTGACGCTGCCGGACAACCAGACGGTGCAGACCACCTACAGCGGCAACAGCGTGATCGTCACCGATCAGGTCAGCCGCAAGATGGAGCGTCTCAGTGACGGCCTGGGCCGCCTGGTGACGGTCAACGAGCAAGACTCGTCGGGCAACCTAACGCAGGCAACCAATTACAGCTACGACATCCTTGACAACCTTACCCAGGTCAACCAAGCCAACCAACTGCGCAGCTACCGCTACGATGCGTTGTCGCGGTTGACCGGCGAGAAGCTCCCCGAGCAGGGCGACCCGACGCAATCTACGCAGTGGACGACCACCTACACCTACACCGACTTCAGCCAGGTGGCTACGCGCACCGATGCCCGCGGCGTCGTCACGACTTACGCCTACGACTCCTTGCACCGCCTGTCGCAGGTCAGCTACAACACGGTCTCAGGCGTGACCACCGCGCCGACTGTGACCTACACCTACGACAGCGACGCGACCTATGGCACGAACAAGCAGGGGGCATTGGTGCGCGTCAACGTCGGCACGGATTACCAGGAACGCTACACCTTCGACCAGTACAAGCGCCTCAGCAGCACTGTCTTTAATATCGGCACACGCTCTTACACGACAGGCTATCAATTCAACGCTGCCGGACAGCCGCTACGGGTGGGTCACATCGGCATTCAGTACGACACCTCTGGCAGGCCGTCGGCCATCGGCGGCCTGAGCCAGATCAGCTACAGCGTTGCCGGCCAGATGACCGGCGACCGCATCAGCAGCAGCGGCTTGTACAACGGCAACTCGATTAACAGTGTGACCGACGAGACGTTCACTTACAATCAGGCGCGCTTGCAGATGAGTGGGCAGACGGCAGTGACGACAAACAGCAACGCCGGCAGTTGCGTGCCCGGCCCGTGCCCGCCGCCGCCGGCAGGGGGAACGAACCTCAGTCTGACTTACACCTACAACGCGACCAGCAGCGGCCAGTTCGGCGTCGGCACGACGGCGGGCAACGCCGGGCAGTTGCTGTCGGTCAGCGGCACGGTCGGCGGGGTGTCGGAGAGCGCCACCTACACCTATGACAACTACAGCAGACTGGTGACCGCGAATCAAACGAGCAATGGGTCGAGCGCGCAGCGGCGGTTTGCCTACGATAGATGGGGCAACCGCACCGGCGTATGGGACGCCGCCTCAGGTGGCAACCAGATTCAGAGCGTCAGCTTACAGACGGTAAGCTTTCCGGGCACCGGTACCGCGCCGACCAATCGCCTCAGCGCAGTCAGCGGCACGAGCTACACGTATGACACTAACGGCAATGTGACGAATGACGGCAGCCATAGCTACACGTATGACTCGGAGAATCGGCTCGTCAATGTAGACAACGGCGCAGCCGCGACCTATGCTTATGACCAGCAGAATCGCCGGTATAAGAAGACGGTCGGCAGCAGCGTGACACATTACGTCTGGGATGGTGAGCAGGTGCTTGCCGAATACAATGGCAGCACAGGGGCATTACAGGTGAACTACTGGTACGCCGGCTCGCGGCTATTCGAGAAGACGGGCGGTAGCACGCAGGTGCTGTTGAGTGACCGGCTGAGCGTGCGGTTGGCGCTGAGTGATGTCGGGGTAGTGGCCGGGCGGCAATCACACTTGCCGTTCGGCGAAGACTTCGCCGAGAGCGGCACGCAGCAGAAGCAGCATTTCACCAGCTACGAGCGAGACAGCGAGGCAGGAACGGATTACGCAGTCAATCGGGGTTATAATCAAAGTGTCGGGCGCTTTCTGTCTGCTGACCCATATCAAGCGAGCGGCGGGCCTGGGATGCCACAAAGCTGGAACCGCTATCTGTATGCGTTAGCTGACCCGGTGAACCAAGTAGACCGCAACGGACTGTTCTCGTTGACATGGGGGCCGGAATACTGCTCGGGCTCCGTCTTAGGACAACTTTTTTGCGACTTTAACCCCTTCCCCGGGGTAGGCACTCCCCCTCAGATTAAACTGCCGGAACGTTGCAGCCTCAATGTAGCAACAAGCGGCGATCAATTGTCACAGATCGATATCAAGCACTTTGCTCATCACGATGAGAGTCCGAACGTCACTGTTTTGGGTGCGGGTGTAAGCACAGGGCATGATCTTAACGGTCATAGTGGTACTTACTGGTTCTTCTTCTATGAGGTGCAAGTTACATTGCCCTCCGATGATCCAGACCCTGACGATTGGAAACCGTTAGTACAACTAGCTGGAGGCGATATAGGCGGCTGGGAAATAATTGGGGGCCGTCGTTATTACCTTAACCGCAACGCCTTCGTTGATATTCTGCTTCCTCAGGCCCAGGACAAAGGCTTCCCCGGGTTCTACTTTTGGATCGATGCCCCAGATGTCCCGGAGGAAAGGATAATCGGCGTCCTTGGAGAAATCGGTGATGGGCGCGCGCTCCCGCTTCTTGAGGAATTGAAGGTAAGCACGGAGGGCGCGAAGAATTTGGTTTTTAAAGAAGTTTTTACGGGGATTTTGGAAGATGCTATAAAGAAGATAGCAAATAAGGTTCAAGTCAAGCAGAATTAAAAGAGAGCGAGAATCGCCTAGATGACACAGCATGCAACATGCAAGGCTGCACGCTGCGTCATCTATCAGCAGCAAATGATCGTATCCTGGCCAGCCGCCAGCCGTTGCAGCTCGTGCTCGATGACCGCGCGCGCCTCGTCGCTGTAGTCACCGCGGGGGAAGCCGGCCAGAATCGCCGCCGCCAACTCGGCGGGCTCATAATCGATTTCCGCCTTTGCGGCCATCCCCTTGAAGAAGGCCCACTGCTGGCGAGTTTCCACCAGCAACTTGTCCAACTCGGCGCCGTGCCGAACGTGCGCGTGTTTCAGCACGTCGAGCACCAGCCCGAGCACGTCCAGGCACCGATGATTCGCCCGCCACGTCTCGTCAGTGGTTAGGTAGCCAGTGCCGGGCTGCGCCAGGCGGTCCCGAAGCTCTGCGGTCAGGCGGTAGAAATCGACCAGGCAGAGCTTGAACTCTTCGTCGAGCTGCTGTAAGTCCTGCGCAGATCGCACCCTAAAGCCTGCCAGTTGCTCGGATAGATGATTCCTGGCGTGCCTGTCCAGCGCATCGTCCGACACTCCAAACTTCCGCGCTATCCCCCTCTTCGACCCGTTGCCACGCAAAATCACCAGATTTATGTCGTGGGCGTCGGGATGTGTACAGACGGTGCATCGGCGTGACATAGAGCGCTTCCTTGCCCTGAGTCAGTGGCAAACGGTTAACGACGACGACGACCTTTCATCGGGGCCCTTCGACGTTAACAAAAAATTGAAAATTGGGAATCGCGTACCCCGTAGTAACATCAGGAGTCCCGTTTCCTTTTGGGCCGGGTGGCCACCCTACCCTCGCCGCTGATTTATCAAAACCATTAAGCCCGAAGCAGGAGCGCCACAAGTCTGTTTGGGAATCATAAGAGCACTCGCTTTGACGCATCGTTCCATCAAGGTGCGCGGGTGCCGGGGGTAGGGGTAGGGTGAGGTATGGGGGCCGGGCGGCCCCAGAGCCGCACCCCTTCACCTCTACGTGCCAGGCGGCTTGCCTTGGGCTCGCACCGAACGCCGCGCCCTGTGCTGATTGCAGGATGCTATTCATCAGCCTTGCCCTCCCTTCTGTAGATTTGGCCAAACCATCACGAACTCGCGATGCAGCGCCACGCCCGGCAGCGGCAGGCGGCCCCAATGGTAGAAAGGGACCGCCTTCCACCTCATACACGCGATGCGCTGATAAGACCAGCCGACAATCGCCTTCACGCCCTCATCGCTCCAGCCGTAGCCGACAAGGACGTGTGACGACTCGAACGGCACGCCGGCAAGCTGCGGGTCTCCCTGTCGCGCGGCCCAATCGGGGTTGACCTCGCTTGTGAACTGGATGCCCAGCAAGAGGCGCGCGCCGGCATCGAGCAGCGGCGGCAGCGTGTCCCGCGCCGTCTGACCGTGCGGGATAACACCCAAGCCGACCAGGCCGGGGAAGTTCAACTCCGAAAGGAGCATCATCTGCCCGAAGACACTCAGGCCGCCGTCATCGCCGACAGCGGGCGCCAGATCGAGCATTCGTTCGAGCGGCGGCGGCTCAAGCCCCAGCAGCACGTACAGGTTCATACTCGCGTAGAAGGCGCAGAGGCCCACAATTCCCGCGTCCGTGCTGTCGGGCTGGATGATCACCCGCGATGCCAACTCTTCATCGTTCATCACTCATCCTTCATCGTCACCGGGAGCCATCACCTTGAAGGCGGTACGCCCTTCGCCCGCCCCACGGCATCACGGATGATTGCCCCCGGCTCGCCCAGCAGCTCGCGTAGCCGCCCAGCCGCGGCGCTGATCTTCTGGCCAGGGTTGCCGGGGCCGCTGATCATCGCGTGCGCGCCCTGCATCCGCTGTTCAATCGCCTGCTCGAACCGCTGACGCTCCGCGGGAGCCAGGCCGCGATACATCTCCGTCTTGCGCTGCTCGCTGATGAAGCCGTGCGTCTGTTGGGCGACGTGCGCGTTGTAGAGCATCACCGAGGCGTCGCCCTCGCGCGGCGTGCGCCCGAGTTCGGCATCCTCACGAGCAACAAGCTGGGCGATCTGTAGCCCCTGCCGCTTGAACGCCGCCGGGTCAATGTCACCGGGCGGCTTCTGGTACTGCGGCATTGCCTGAAGGCTCGCCACACGCTGCTCTATCGCTTCGCCCTGCCGCTGTGCGCGGTCGTTGTACGCCTTGCTGGTTTCACCAGGACGGCGCCAGGGGCGATTGTAGGCAAGACCATTGGCGCGCATCTCATCGAGCGCCGGCGTAAGGTCGGATTGTTGGGGTCATCACCAGACGATGAATTGAGCACGCGCGGAAGCGCCGCCACAAGCGGGTACGAGACTGACATAGCTTTCGCTCCTAACGAGGGGTTAAGGGGTATTCAGTTTCTGCTAGCCAACAACGTGCGCGCACGGCATCGGCGAAGGGCGCAAAGAGCCTTGTTGCATCAGCGGGATCTATAGGTGAACCTGTTCAGCCTGTCGAATCTTTGTTCGACTCTAAGAGTATTTTAGCACAAGCATCTTAGCGCCATAGAAAAAAAGGGTAATTATCTACTTGACGCAAGAAAAATGTTTTATCAAGGTATATTGCGACGATCAGTTAGGCGCAATCAAGCTGGTGGTCCGACGCTGGCGTCAGCGAACTTCTTGCCGTAGGGAAGTATCATGAACATTAAGGCTTTCCTCTCATTAGTTGCGTTCCCCACACTTGTTATGTTGGCCTGCTCGCCGCCAAGCGCTGCGCGCAACAACCAACCAACTACTCAGGCTTTGTTTCGCTTCCAGAGTAATTTTTGGATTAACCTCCACCAGACGCTCTTCCGCGAAGCCGCATTGCGCCGAGCAAATAATACGCAGTCCGCATCCGCAAGCCGCGCCCCACTCCCCGAAGCCGAGTTAAGCGAGGGCGAGAGGCGTGCCTGGGACCATGCAATCGACTATTATGCGCAGAACTTCATAGGGCGCAGGCTAGTATTCGACCAGCAGTTGACTCACATCAACAACATCTTGTCGGTACAGCGAGGCCCGGCAAAAATAGCCTCGCCCGCGTTACCCCAGGAACTTGTGCTGACATTAGAGCAGGCCGCGCCAGTCTATCGAAGGCATTGGTGGCCTGCTCACGACAAGGCAAATCAGGCGTGGATTGCGGCAATGAAACCTGCGGTTGAGAGGATGGGGCCGGACGTCATCTCGCAGTTGGAGAAATTATTTAAGCACCGCTGGTCTGCGCCGCAGCTAGTAGATGTCACGTACTTTGTCGCAGAAGTGGGCCACGCCTATACGACAGAACACCCGGGTCATACGACCATCGCGAGTTCAGAATCTACGCTCCAAGTAACGGACGGACTCGAAACGA
This DNA window, taken from Blastocatellia bacterium, encodes the following:
- a CDS encoding RHS repeat-associated core domain-containing protein; the encoded protein is MIPDAGYAVRAATDVAVKVAKDTFEPLPLAARWVKRLFSRTATPPRQDTLADRLAYVARLQITPLKLVGYQGQPVSFTALAFNASGEIIQGVRYDWESSNTDKVQIDDSGRATFLQPGLARITCRAGAISASAPVLVRLGHRPPQSDAEWRADQNALRPDGTTGQNGPGGTGGVAALLDRLAPTAYAQGGSSYSNADFAYDELWSEPRNLVGSPRNRAIEATRIGAVMPESNNFKMAIPLIDLSGRGFIAGLTLYYNSRVWSRHGSAIIFDAVESRPSPGFSLGFGRLVTYRTSTALKYLWISADGTRHYLGQPTLASCPLPWIDCNAETTVTLQTTDGSHLTYVGNASTGGTLYSDDGTKISISVVNNRLLPGLITDRNGNYVTITYKNTSCDPNCQEYCTCPIYPPPLTLDYITDTMGRVIQCNYDASYNLVSITAPGYGGTAQQPVTRTVAQFDYESRTVSNNFSGLTVENRPSQAMNFLKHVYLPATQSGYTFSYSAFGMIYNVSKRRQMSISQGGVISDGSESNSVLFNYQTASTPALTDAPAFTQRTENALNAPQSIYSYSRWDGSGFSVFIITQPDYTRQTIARYDPATAGYGGLLYYVQPQKADGTVMHTTTFSYTTDGGGSPQVLYTFDYDEASTPTLVAFDYDSYGNVTNRREYGYQVSGQWLVRRRTRNLYKTDASYVNAYLRSLVIESDMYDAQLDTNDTNDVLMAKTTYTYDNYQAMSGMEEYRDAQGNLPATPGHYGTYDASVTVRGNVTGTTRWYDISGNLSYTWLRKIDLFGNTVKEQLSCCNEQTETATQNTFWSKPEQVTKGAAGGPQLTVSAQYDFNTGVTKYTTDPNSLQTTVTTRDAALRPILVTTPTTAVSNVSYNDGTLSVTGSKVYDDNGTQKTVTTTTDYDGWGRVIHQRNIHGGQVNTTYDNMGRVASVSNPFPIDGSPSFWTNYSYDTIGRVTVVTLPDNQTVQTTYSGNSVIVTDQVSRKMERLSDGLGRLVTVNEQDSSGNLTQATNYSYDILDNLTQVNQANQLRSYRYDALSRLTGEKLPEQGDPTQSTQWTTTYTYTDFSQVATRTDARGVVTTYAYDSLHRLSQVSYNTVSGVTTAPTVTYTYDSDATYGTNKQGALVRVNVGTDYQERYTFDQYKRLSSTVFNIGTRSYTTGYQFNAAGQPLRVGHIGIQYDTSGRPSAIGGLSQISYSVAGQMTGDRISSSGLYNGNSINSVTDETFTYNQARLQMSGQTAVTTNSNAGSCVPGPCPPPPAGGTNLSLTYTYNATSSGQFGVGTTAGNAGQLLSVSGTVGGVSESATYTYDNYSRLVTANQTSNGSSAQRRFAYDRWGNRTGVWDAASGGNQIQSVSLQTVSFPGTGTAPTNRLSAVSGTSYTYDTNGNVTNDGSHSYTYDSENRLVNVDNGAAATYAYDQQNRRYKKTVGSSVTHYVWDGEQVLAEYNGSTGALQVNYWYAGSRLFEKTGGSTQVLLSDRLSVRLALSDVGVVAGRQSHLPFGEDFAESGTQQKQHFTSYERDSEAGTDYAVNRGYNQSVGRFLSADPYQASGGPGMPQSWNRYLYALADPVNQVDRNGLFSLTWGPEYCSGSVLGQLFCDFNPFPGVGTPPQIKLPERCSLNVATSGDQLSQIDIKHFAHHDESPNVTVLGAGVSTGHDLNGHSGTYWFFFYEVQVTLPSDDPDPDDWKPLVQLAGGDIGGWEIIGGRRYYLNRNAFVDILLPQAQDKGFPGFYFWIDAPDVPEERIIGVLGEIGDGRALPLLEELKVSTEGAKNLVFKEVFTGILEDAIKKIANKVQVKQN